One Phycisphaera mikurensis NBRC 102666 DNA window includes the following coding sequences:
- a CDS encoding sodium:solute symporter — translation MPIASSLLRGASAAALLLVSASLGPTANAGGALREAPTGVPVPSAGPGAAAGAVDDAAVVLGKAGAWMLPEGAEAWETVALDAAAFAAVAADAASGTLYLAGGIAGGRPHAAVRAVTRAGDAVRERRLADLPRARAMAGAAVVRGALYVLGGLDAVGEDGTSTLFRLDLADAAAGWETLAPLPGPPLILPSVSGLYDQLNVFGGLQRDGDGGWAPVAAAWCFRRVPLDGTVRTGWLPMTDLPESRAAAGVWATGQAHALLLGGLTGPVTLADLLAGEASLPRSRDTRLFHAITETWLPGEPLSAPSALATALPRAGRTLLLPGLGGAGAGTAATLSALSLDVTTRRMGGLDYAVILGYFLLMAGIGVWFARRQTSSEEFALGGRNVRWWAAGISMFATGASSISFMAIPAQTFRTNLVWFAPLVVFIVPMYLLQAYVIYPLLRRLRLTSTYEFLERRYNPPLRVLASLQSISFQLLGRMSVVMLLPALAISAVTGLDVMLSVALMGLLTTVYTAIGGFEAVIWTDVTQGLLMMFGCALMAILAIASLPGGVGEFVSTSVAFQRFDFAIWRMDLTLPVLWIAVLSMLMANLGFAADQPTVQRVYATPLRDMRKLAMTYAVCSLVIAGLVNFLGVAMFSWFHAFPERLDPTMSNDQVVPLFVVERLPAGVAGLIVAALFAASMSTLSSSMNSVATLVSEDFYRRFVPGSTDAGRLRLMRWASLLAGAFGTGVALYMARMDITSMFQAWSEITALLGGGFVGIYILGMFTTRTGSAGAIAGALASVAAAIYVKQYTPLHWLYYGPAAIIACVAVGYLVSLVLPRRPRDLTGLTIFTPAREISDADLPDAAPAAAGRGR, via the coding sequence ATGCCCATCGCCTCCTCTCTGCTTCGGGGCGCCAGCGCGGCGGCCTTGCTTCTCGTCTCGGCGTCGCTTGGTCCAACCGCCAACGCCGGCGGTGCGCTGCGCGAGGCGCCGACGGGCGTCCCGGTGCCCTCCGCCGGACCCGGCGCGGCGGCCGGCGCGGTGGATGACGCCGCCGTCGTGCTCGGCAAGGCGGGCGCCTGGATGCTGCCGGAGGGTGCCGAAGCTTGGGAAACCGTCGCGCTGGATGCCGCCGCCTTCGCCGCGGTCGCGGCCGATGCGGCTTCCGGCACGCTCTACCTCGCGGGCGGCATCGCAGGCGGCCGCCCCCACGCCGCGGTGCGTGCCGTCACGCGGGCCGGCGACGCCGTCAGGGAACGCCGCCTGGCGGACCTTCCCCGCGCCCGCGCGATGGCCGGCGCCGCCGTGGTCCGCGGAGCGCTCTACGTGCTTGGCGGGCTGGACGCGGTGGGCGAGGACGGCACCTCGACGCTGTTCCGGCTCGACCTCGCCGACGCGGCGGCGGGGTGGGAAACGCTCGCCCCGCTGCCCGGCCCGCCGCTGATCCTCCCGTCGGTGAGCGGCCTGTACGACCAGCTCAACGTCTTCGGCGGCCTGCAGCGGGACGGCGACGGCGGGTGGGCACCCGTTGCCGCCGCGTGGTGCTTCCGCCGCGTCCCGCTCGACGGCACCGTCCGGACCGGCTGGCTCCCGATGACCGACCTGCCCGAGTCGCGCGCCGCCGCGGGCGTCTGGGCCACCGGCCAGGCCCACGCTCTGCTGCTCGGCGGGCTCACCGGCCCGGTCACGCTCGCCGACCTGCTCGCCGGCGAAGCGTCGCTCCCGCGGAGCCGCGACACCCGGCTCTTCCACGCGATCACCGAGACCTGGCTCCCCGGCGAGCCGCTGTCCGCGCCGAGCGCGCTCGCCACCGCCCTCCCCCGCGCCGGCCGGACGCTCCTGTTGCCGGGCCTCGGCGGAGCCGGTGCCGGCACCGCCGCGACGCTCTCCGCGCTCAGCCTGGACGTCACCACCCGCCGGATGGGCGGGCTCGACTACGCGGTGATTCTCGGCTACTTCCTGCTGATGGCCGGCATCGGCGTGTGGTTCGCCCGCCGGCAGACCAGCAGCGAGGAGTTTGCGCTGGGCGGCCGCAACGTCCGGTGGTGGGCCGCGGGCATCAGCATGTTCGCCACGGGCGCCAGCTCGATCAGCTTCATGGCGATCCCCGCGCAGACCTTCCGCACCAACCTGGTGTGGTTCGCCCCGCTGGTGGTCTTCATCGTGCCGATGTACCTGCTGCAGGCCTACGTCATCTACCCGCTGCTGCGCCGCCTGCGGCTGACCTCCACCTACGAGTTTCTGGAGCGCCGCTACAACCCGCCGCTGCGGGTGCTCGCCAGCCTGCAGTCGATCAGCTTCCAGCTGCTCGGCCGCATGAGCGTGGTGATGCTGCTGCCGGCGCTGGCGATCTCCGCGGTGACCGGCTTGGACGTCATGCTCAGCGTCGCGCTGATGGGGCTGCTCACGACGGTCTACACCGCGATCGGCGGCTTCGAGGCGGTGATCTGGACCGACGTCACGCAGGGCCTGCTGATGATGTTCGGCTGCGCGTTGATGGCGATCCTCGCGATCGCCAGCCTGCCCGGTGGGGTGGGCGAGTTCGTGTCGACCTCGGTGGCGTTCCAGCGCTTCGACTTCGCGATCTGGCGGATGGACCTGACGCTGCCGGTGCTGTGGATCGCCGTCCTGTCGATGCTGATGGCCAACCTCGGCTTCGCCGCCGACCAGCCGACGGTGCAGCGTGTCTACGCGACGCCCCTGCGGGACATGCGGAAGCTGGCGATGACCTACGCGGTGTGCAGCCTCGTGATCGCGGGCCTGGTCAACTTCCTGGGCGTCGCGATGTTCAGCTGGTTCCACGCCTTTCCCGAGCGTCTGGACCCGACGATGAGCAACGACCAGGTTGTGCCGCTCTTCGTGGTGGAGCGGCTTCCCGCCGGGGTCGCCGGGCTGATCGTGGCGGCGCTGTTCGCGGCGTCGATGTCGACGCTGAGCAGCAGCATGAACTCGGTCGCGACGCTGGTCAGCGAAGACTTCTACCGCCGTTTCGTCCCCGGCTCGACCGACGCCGGCCGGCTCCGCCTGATGCGGTGGGCCTCGCTGCTCGCCGGGGCGTTCGGCACCGGCGTCGCCCTCTACATGGCCCGGATGGACATCACCTCCATGTTCCAGGCGTGGTCGGAGATCACCGCCCTGCTCGGCGGAGGCTTCGTGGGCATCTACATCCTGGGCATGTTCACCACGAGGACCGGCAGCGCCGGCGCGATCGCCGGAGCGCTCGCCAGCGTCGCCGCCGCGATCTACGTCAAGCAGTACACGCCGCTGCACTGGCTGTACTACGGGCCGGCCGCGATCATCGCCTGCGTCGCGGTCGGGTACCTCGTCAGCCTCGTGCTGCCCCGCCGCCCGCGCGACCTCACCGGCCTGACGATCTTCACGCCCGCCCGCGAGATCAGCGACGCAGATCTTCCCGACGCCGCCCCCGCGGCCGCCGGCCGGGGCCGCTAG
- a CDS encoding substrate-binding domain-containing protein: MSVTKVAELAGVSRMTVSRVINDDPRVKPETARGVRLAIAELGYVPPSASDDGRRSRSGSVAGRHTGRIAVLIPDTSADAMRTTLTGRLLHGIDGPVGRNKLQLLLTRLPRERALPASIDRRQVDGVIVRASDSAWVRRALRKMPVVWVFDSDTLDDACDCVDADDEAIGRLAAEHLIAAGHRRLASINEIAGHASYARRLRAFAGRAREAGIEARAAEVPGRDQAAIDRRVAGLLRQKPRGGGTDGLFLPGVGPMVACVQRAVRAAGREPGVEAGLIGCGHDRHVIEAMHPQPANIDIQAEAIGAAAAELLLWRLANPGAPARRRVIAPRLVPGATPA, translated from the coding sequence ATGTCCGTCACCAAGGTTGCCGAGCTCGCCGGTGTCTCCCGCATGACCGTCTCGCGTGTCATCAACGACGACCCGCGGGTGAAGCCCGAGACCGCCCGCGGCGTGCGGCTTGCCATCGCCGAGCTGGGGTACGTGCCGCCGTCGGCCTCGGACGACGGCCGGCGCAGCCGTTCGGGCTCGGTCGCCGGCCGGCACACCGGGCGCATCGCCGTGCTCATCCCCGACACCAGCGCCGACGCGATGCGGACGACGCTGACCGGCCGGCTGCTGCACGGCATCGACGGCCCGGTCGGCCGCAACAAGCTGCAGCTCCTGCTGACGCGGCTCCCGCGCGAGCGTGCGTTGCCGGCCTCGATCGACCGGCGTCAGGTCGACGGCGTGATCGTCCGCGCCTCCGACTCCGCCTGGGTCCGCCGGGCGCTAAGGAAGATGCCGGTGGTCTGGGTCTTCGACAGCGACACGCTCGACGACGCCTGCGACTGCGTCGACGCGGACGACGAAGCCATCGGCCGCCTCGCCGCCGAGCACCTGATCGCGGCGGGACACCGCCGCCTCGCCTCCATCAACGAGATCGCCGGGCACGCCTCCTACGCCCGCCGCCTCCGCGCCTTCGCCGGGCGCGCCCGCGAGGCGGGCATCGAGGCGCGCGCCGCCGAGGTGCCCGGCCGCGACCAGGCCGCCATCGATCGCCGCGTCGCCGGGCTGCTCCGCCAAAAGCCCCGCGGCGGCGGCACCGACGGCCTGTTCCTGCCCGGCGTCGGCCCGATGGTGGCGTGCGTGCAGCGAGCCGTTCGCGCCGCCGGCCGCGAACCCGGCGTCGAAGCCGGCCTGATCGGCTGCGGCCACGACCGCCACGTCATCGAGGCGATGCACCCCCAGCCCGCGAACATCGACATCCAAGCCGAAGCGATCGGTGCCGCCGCCGCGGAGCTGCTGCTCTGGCGGCTGGCCAACCCCGGCGCGCCCGCCCGACGGCGCGTGATCGCGCCGCGGCTGGTCCCCGGCGCGACCCCGGCCTGA
- a CDS encoding IS630 family transposase, translated as MWCIPPEQSAAFVAAMEAVLCLYALAYDPALPVVCMDEQPKQLIGETRRRFTDSTGRRIEDHEYVRHGTCNLWMFTEPLAGWRDVRTSRRRTAADWAHQIQALVDAPRYESATRIRLVCDNLNTHRIASLYEAFEAAEARRIAERIELVHTPAHGSWLNIAECELSVLSRQCLGRRIDTIQEIDREARAWAAARNQSQRGVHWQFTADDARIKLLSLYPRIAA; from the coding sequence GGTGCTGTGCCTGTACGCGCTCGCCTACGACCCGGCGTTGCCGGTGGTGTGCATGGACGAGCAGCCCAAGCAGCTCATCGGCGAGACCCGCCGCCGCTTCACCGACTCCACCGGCCGTCGGATCGAGGACCACGAGTACGTGCGGCACGGCACCTGCAACCTGTGGATGTTCACCGAGCCGTTGGCTGGGTGGCGGGACGTTCGGACCAGTCGGCGACGCACCGCGGCGGACTGGGCCCACCAGATCCAGGCGTTGGTGGACGCCCCGCGTTACGAGTCAGCGACGCGGATCCGCCTGGTGTGCGACAACCTGAACACCCACAGGATCGCGTCGTTGTACGAAGCATTCGAGGCAGCAGAGGCGCGGCGGATCGCTGAGCGGATCGAGCTGGTGCACACGCCGGCCCACGGTTCGTGGCTGAACATCGCCGAGTGCGAACTGAGTGTGCTCTCAAGGCAATGCCTCGGCCGACGGATCGACACCATCCAGGAGATCGATCGCGAGGCCCGAGCCTGGGCGGCCGCTCGCAACCAGAGCCAGCGAGGCGTGCACTGGCAGTTCACCGCCGATGACGCCCGGATCAAGCTGCTGAGCCTCTACCCGCGGATCGCGGCGTGA